In the genome of Podospora pseudocomata strain CBS 415.72m chromosome 2 map unlocalized CBS415.72m_2.2, whole genome shotgun sequence, one region contains:
- the PMI1 gene encoding Mannose-6-phosphate isomerase (EggNog:ENOG503NVQ2; COG:G), which yields MQVPLIRLQCGANSYDWGKKGSDSAAARFAAATPSDGFTIQDDKPYAELWMGTHPSNPSKDLTTGRTLLDLVQDNQALLASSVAFKYENKLPFLFKILSIGKALSIQAHPNKKLAEKLHARDPKNYPDDNHKPEMAIAITPFEGFCGFRPLAEISHFLENVPALRQLVGDDKAQSFIDTVKANPDDKTQNKKALQTVFGAVLSASEDDLAKATSSLVEAASSQGAEFAAGGVSSTSGSVLSELVTRLHSHFGSDYGLFVLFFLNFIKLSPGEALFLQADDIHAYVSGDIVECMASSDNVVRAGFTPKFKDVDTLVGMLTYNYAPIEEQKMEPVDYPYVTLNRAAYSSGSEAKLYDPPIEEFSVVRTVLRGNGSKATFDPLDGPSIIICTGGKGKISVGPTVKEIKEGYVYFVGATAECVLESEADGDEDEFVTFKAYCEVEETRNGA from the exons ATGCAGGTCCCCTTGATACGCCTCCAATGCGGGGCCAACTCCTATGACTGGGGGAAGAAGGGTAGCGactctgctgctgccagaTTTGCAGCTGCAACCCCTTCAGACGGTTTTACCATTCAAGATGATAAGCCATATGCAGAA CTCTGGATGGGCACACATCCATCCAACCCTTCCAAAGACCTAACCACAGGCCGCACCTTGCTCGATCTCGTCCAAGACAACCAAGCCCTCCTAGCCTCGAGCGTTGCATTCAAATATGAGAACAAGCTTCCCTTTCTCTTCAAGATCCTCTCCATCGGCAAGGCTCTATCGATTCAGGCCCATCCCAACAAGAAGCTTGCCGAGAAGCTCCACGCCCGCGACCCAAAGAACTACCCAGATGACAACCACAAGCCCGAGATGGCCATTGCCATCACTCCCTTTGAAGGGTTTTGCGGTTTCCGCCCACTAGCTGAGATCTCGCACTTCCTCGAAAACGTCCCTGCCTTGCGCCAACTGGTAGGCGACGACAAGGCCCAATCCTTCATTGACACCGTCAAGGCGAACCCCGACGACAAgacccaaaacaaaaaggcACTTCAGACAGTCTTTGGCGCAGTCTTGTCTGCTTCGGAGGATGACCTCGCAaaagcaacctcctccctcgtcgaAGCTGCCTCCTCTCAAGGCGCCGAGtttgccgccggcggcgtctcctccacctctggCTCTGTCCTCTCCGAACTCGTAACCCGCCTCCACAGCCACTTCGGGTCCGACTACGGCCTCTTCGTCTTGTTCTTCCTCAACTTTATCAAGCTCTCCCCCGGCGAGGCTCTCTTTCTTCAAGCAGACGACATCCACGCCTATGTCTCGGGTGACATTGTCGAGTGCATGGCCTCGAGCGACAATGTCGTCCGCGCCGGCTTCACCCCCAAGTTCAAGGACGTCGACACCCTGGTGGGCATGCTGACGTACAACTATGCGCCTATTGAGGAGCAAAAGATGGAGCCGGTGGATTACCCCTATGTCACACTCAACAGAGCGGCGTACAGTTCTGGCTCCGAGGCCAAGCTGTACGACCCCCCCATTGAGGAGTTTAGTGTAGTCAGGACGGTGCTCAGGGGGAACGGGTCAAAGGCTACATTTGATCCGCTGGATGGGCCAAGTATTATCATTTGCACGGGCGGCAAGGGGAAGATTAGCGTTGGGCCGACTGtgaaggagatcaaggaggggTATGTCTATTTTGTGGGCGCCACAGCGGAATGCGTGCTGGAGAGCGAGGCGGAtggagacgaggacgagttTGTCACTTTCAAGGCGTACtgcgaggtggaggagacgaggaatGGGGCGTGA
- the SSN3 gene encoding cyclin-dependent protein kinase (EggNog:ENOG503NVFR; COG:K) — protein sequence MDNRYTPLQRAPVHQQQQHQHQQRQNNQQQQQQQQQQQQQQQQHHHHHQQRQFQHSQYTPYGQQQSTVGGGGFSVARAGSAAAAAVAARRVVVAKTTNGGVDLPRPGLTSLSASSSSSSTSSSTAAFMHPHPHHYAPAVPNHHNPSFAVASAAGDIRSNNFVNAMNPARNLRAEVSYQQQQQQQRTSSYPGDRGGPIQYQSKVRVTDKYKVIGFISSGTYGRVYKAHGRHGQPGEFAIKKFKPDKEGEQVTYTGISQSAVREMALCSELNHANVIKLIEIILEDKCIFMVFEYAEHDLLQIIHHHTQQPRHPIPPNTIKSIMFQLLNGCQYLHTNWVLHRDLKPANIMVTSSGEVKIGDLGLARLFYKPLHSLFSGDKVVVTIWYRAPELLLGSRHYTPAIDMWAVGCIFAELLSLRPIFKGEEAKMDSKKTVPFQRNQMQKIVDVMGLPTKERWPLLTSMPEYSQLPSLSPPLGGGGGGGHGGHHGHHGYGSHHHHQSHHGRGGNNAAASVSHLEKWYYGTINQQISSTAQANGASSLSVLGAQGYNLLAGLLEYDPEKRLTAANALQHPFFAESPDPINANCFAGVKMEYPHRRVSQDDNDIRTGSLPGTKRSGLPDDSLRPGKRVKEN from the exons ATGGACAATCGATATACCCCACTACAGAGGGCCCCAGtacatcagcagcagcagcatcaacatcagcaacGGCAAAAtaaccagcagcaacaacaacaacaacaacaacaacaacaacaacaacaacaacaccaccaccaccaccaacagcggCAGTTTCAACACTCACAGTACACTCCCTATGGCCAACAACAAAGCACTGTGGGCGGGGGCGGTTTTAGTGTTGCGAGGGCGGGaagtgctgctgctgctgctgttgctgcgcGGCGCGTGGTAGtcgccaagaccaccaaTGGCGGCGTTGATCTCCCCAGGCCTGGTCTCACATCGCTgtcagcctcatcctcatcttcttcaacgtcgtcgtcgaccgcCGCCTTTATGCACCCGCACCCCCACCATTATGCCCCTGCTGTTCcgaaccaccacaacccttCTTTTGCCGTTGCCAGCGCTGCTGGTGATATCAGATCAAACAATTTTGTCAACGCCATGAACCCGGCCCGAAATTTGAGAGCTGAAGTCAGCtaccagcaacagcagcagcagcaaaggaCATCATCCT ACCCAGGTGACCGGGGAGGACCCATCCAGTATCAGAGCAAAGTGCGAGTTACAGACAAGTACAAAGTCATTGGTTTCATTTCCAGTGGCACCTATGGCCGTGTCTACAAGGCTCACGGTCGCCATGGCCAACCAGGCGAGTTTGCCATCAAGAAGTTCAAGCCGGACAAGGAAGGCGAGCAGGTCACCTACACGGGCATTTCGCAATCCGCCGTGAGAGAAATGGCCCTCTGCTCTGAACTCAACCACGCCAACGTCATCAAGCTCATCGAAATCATCCTCGAGGACAAGTGCATATTCATGGTCTTTGAGTACGCCGAGCACGACTTGTTGCaaatcatccaccaccacacccagcaaCCGCGGCATCCCATCCCGccaaacaccatcaagagCATCATgttccagctcctcaacGGCTGCCAATACCTGCACACCAACTGGGTCCTCCACCGTGATCTCAAACCAGCCAACATCATGGTCACGTCGTCGGGGGAGGTGAAAATTGGCGATCTCGGTCTCGCCCGCCTGTTCTACAAACCCCTCCACAGCTTGTTCTCGGGCGACAAAGTCGTAGTGACGATCTGGTATCGCGCTcccgagctgctgctgggaagcAGGCACTACACGCCCGCGATCGACATGTGGGCCGTGGGCTGCATCTTTGCCGAGCTGCTCTCTCTCCGCCCCATCTtcaagggggaggaagcAAAAATGGACTCGAAAAAGACGGTGCCGTTTCAGCGGAACCAGATGCAAAAGATTGTGGACGTCATGGGCCTGCCGACGAAGGAGCGGTGGCCGTTGCTGACGAGCATGCCCGAGTACTCGCAGCTGCCGTCGCTGTCACCGCCAttgggaggcggtggcggtggtgggcatggAGGTCACCACGGACATCACGGGTATGGttcacaccatcatcaccagtccCACCACGGACGAGGCGGGAACAACGCAGCCGCGAGCGTCTCCCACTTGGAAAAGTGGTACTATGGcaccatcaaccagcagATTTCGTCGACGGCGCAGGCCAATGGGGCGAGCTCGCTTTCGGTGCTCGGCGCGCAGGGGTACAActtgctggctgggctgcTGGAGTACGATCCGGAAAAGAGACTGACGGCTGCCAATGCGCTCCAGCACCCGTTCTTTGCCGAGAGCCCGGATCCGATCAATGCGAACTGCTTCGCGGGGGTCAAGATGGAATACCCTCATCGGAGGGTCAGTCAGGACGATAACGATATACGAACGGGGAGCCTGCCCGGGACCAAGAGAAGCGGGCTGCCGGATGATTCGCTGAGACCGGGGAAGAGAGTGAAGGAGAACTGA